The following proteins are encoded in a genomic region of Drosophila miranda strain MSH22 chromosome 4, D.miranda_PacBio2.1, whole genome shotgun sequence:
- the LOC108161420 gene encoding trafficking kinesin-binding protein milt isoform X1, translated as MPLLNTVFRSKNNPQESSTQHQPNGSQCLLKRADNLPIIAEQDADDYVQSFENGTQLNSTLRTEDESLIASKTSSFLQSDEPLNATITTKPSNSSKNFDNTYKLLGKHLETNCQRTVEKLQEISGGSEFDSISSSCSSMSAIVNGLEPPPTRLELELEAVDRMRCIVRQMKSGPKTTDYPISVSVPLLALLHDFAAKGERKSSVPGTPAQSPITGPVEAPLFELPPELLQAASSWELMYYASKNVDGKNCLKVVRSLLTNKVLCGNRVSQMTRAYDDIEAVTRLLEEKEKDLELTVQIGKELLTQNNALEARVTDLETDLKSSNDDRSQLLHELHKKNELISVLTNDADDGTDTETPTMSKSITLDLLQRKVNSLLDENKSLKCEATQLAHQTDEVEEHERQLMADIGAQLHDANSQYDNLSLECERQREENRLQHEQIVSLTARLAEAEMRLHQLTQDNDEHLSLLHVTKENQNALALELVEFKQRYEEVLALLHSAQDQLKQQRKRSQPQARSSFLGGLATSGAGGGMLMPDSLKCELMNSSLYSENSLDSGISGDSQRTDRISRMMMQMPGGMGSSGVGGGSIYAGSGVVPPYKGVFDTVRCAGKSGNYMDSGNVSMTTLGAMSMSSSSGPRMASMAYPAGSYYRGGGNQSLGVKTLSNESLNSQSDDCYPAQPSGVPGAPGARELEAALKRLTPGEVLARRAMLSYAPIGTYNYDEPTTHGGAGASNSNLPLGVRTPDSIMSTGSSRMSASSNNMSASMTHQWRLPEKLQIIKPMEGSQTLHHWSRLATPTLSGLLDERPGVTIRGGRGLDDLGMQIYTLSDVEEDVSEELPGKQFEAAGSTFTYTTSVVMHPDDGFVNDLLFLSQSQMSSRMASTSTSRQPSCPATPRAGLSRKNSCSTFSVNLGLAGMLNERGIKAVTPSALNTPAGPNFSPTVTPCNSPEGSPPRCQSPEPLFGLLSSGADLIRRKIVGDQQQQHRSSLSKQQQQKIMLSHLERRALRSLNLIEKVENIGLENIISAQRGLGAGIANRSRSPMSSGSLQSLHTSSNSIVDDIHFDRAQIKGVLHRGLKSPTPASSSAAAAIAATTASSSTSAYNSDDSDDQGLMMKIRPKDTSTTTKAAAAAQQTDGASCSTGGTAPSTSTSSETRVKQMQRQKSRRQLKNGMANQRPDLGTIGGGGGGRVRPDLGRVADSSGANKTSASRAAARREAAAARAEEEAAAPQTITQAFVGSVSSLLFGRKGGWL; from the exons ATGCCACTCCTAAATACTGTATTTCGAAGTAAAAACAATCCACAAGAATCATCAACACAACACCAGCCAAATGGCAGCCAATGTCTGCTCAAGAGAGCCGACAATCTGCCCATCATTGCGGAACAGGACGCAGATGACTATGTCCAGAGTTTCGAGAATGGAACTCAATTGAATAGCACCCTGAGAACCGAAGATGAATCACTTATCGCCAGCAAAACCAGCTCTTTCCTGCAGTCCGATGAGCCCCTCAATGCCACAATCACGACGAAGCCTTCGAATTCCAGCAAAAATTTCGATAACACCTATAAACTGTTGGGCAAACATCTCGAGACAAATTGCCAGCGTACGGTGGAGAAGCTGCAGGAAATAAGCGGAGGCTCAGAATTTGACAGCAtctccagctcctgctctTCCATGTCGGCGATTGTCAATGGATTGGAGCCGCCGCCCACGCGACTGGAGCTCGAACTGGAGGCAGTCGATCGCATGCGTTGCATTGTGAGGCAAATGAAGTCCGGGCCAAAGACCACAGATTACCCGATCTCCGTGTCTGTGCCTTTGCTGGCCCTGCTTCATGACTTTGCCGCGAAGGGGGAGCGCAAGAGCAGTGTTCCGGGGACACCGGCACAGAGTCCCATCACGGGTCCCGTGGAGGCGCCCCTGTTTGAGCTGCCGCCGGAGCTGCTGCAGGCGGCCAGCTCCTGGGAACTCATGTACTATGCCTCCAAGAATGTCGATGGCAAAAACTGTCTCAAAGTTGTGCGCAGCCTGTTGACAAATAAAG TTCTATGCGGCAACCGTGTTAGCCAGATGACGCGGGCATACGATGACATTGAAGCCGTGACGCGTCTGCTGgaagagaaggagaaggatctcgagctgaCGGTGCAGATTGGCAAGGAGCTGCTCACACAGAATAATGCACTGGAGGCGCGTGTCACCGATCTGGAGACTGATCTCAAATCATCGAACGATGATCGGTCCCAACTGCTGCACGAGCTGCACAAGAAAAACGAACTGATTTCGGTGCTGACCAACGATGCAGATGATGGTACAGATACGG AAACCCCCACCATGTCCAAGTCCATTACGTTGGACCTCCTCCAGCGAAAGGTGAACAGTCTGCTTGACGAGAACAAATCGCTCAAGTGCGAGGCCACACAGCTGGCCCATCAGACCGACGAAGTGGAGGAGCACGAACGCCAGCTGATGGCCGACATCGGGGCGCAGCTGCACGACGCCAACTCGCAGTACGACAACCTCAGTCTCGAGTGCGAGAGGCAGCGCGAGGAGAATCGCCTGCAGCATGAGCAGATTGTGAGTCTGACGGCCCGTCTGGCCGAGGCCGAGATGCGGCTGCATCAGCTGACACAGGACAACGACGAGCATCTGTCGCTGCTGCACGTGACGAAGGAGAACCAGAATGCCCTCGCCCTGGAGCTGGTGGAGTTCAAGCAGCGCTACGAGGAGGTACTGGCCCTACTGCACTCGGCCCAGGATCAGCTGAAGCAGCAGCGCAAGCGATCCCAGCCGCAGGCGAGGAGCTCGTTCCTGGGTGGACTGGCAACGAGTGGAGCGGGCGGTGGCATGCTGATGCCGGATTCCCTGAAATGCGAGCTGATGAATTCGTCGCTGTATTCGGAGAACAGTCTGGACTCGGGCATCTCCGGGGATAGCCAGCGGACGGATCGCATAAGTCGCATGATGATGCAGATGCCTGGCGGCATGGGCTCGTCCGGTGTCGGTGGTGGCAGTATTTATGCCGGTTCGGGTGTGGTGCCGCCCTACAAGGGCGTCTTTGACACGGTCCGGTGTGCCGGCAAGAGCGGCAACTACATGGACAGCGGCAATGTGTCGATGACCACCCTGGGCGCCATGTCAATGAGCAGCTCCTCCGGTCCGCGCATGGCCTCCATGGCGTATCCAGCGGGCTCATACTATCGCGGCGGTGGCAATCAGTCGTTGGGCGTTAAAACTCTCAGCAACGAGAGCCTCAACTCCCAGTCCGATGACTGTTATCCAGCCCAGCCCTCTGGTGTGCCAGGAGCCCCCGGCGCCAGGGAACTGGAGGCGGCCCTCAAGCGTCTGACGCCCGGTGAGGTCCTGGCTAGACGCGCCATGCTCTCCTACGCTCCGATCGGCACCTACAACTACGATGAGCCCACGACGCATGGCGGGGCGGGTGCCTCGAATTCGAACCTACCGCTGGGCGTTCGCACTCCCGATAGCATCATGTCGACGGGATCGTCGCGAATGAGTGCCTCCTCCAACAACATGTCCGCCTCCATGACGCATCAGTGGCGTCTTCCAGAGAAACTGCAGATCATCAAACCGATGGAGGGCTCCCAAACGCTGCATCATTGGTCGCGCCTGGCCACGCCCACGCTCAGTGGCCTGCTGGACGAACGTCCGGGTGTCACCATTCGCGGTGGGCGAGGCCTGGACGATCTGGGCATGCAGATCTACACGCTGTCCGACGTCGAGGAGGATGTCAGCGAGGAGCTGCCGGGCAAGCAGTTTGAAGCGGCCGGCTCCACGTTCACGTACACCACGAGCGTGGTTATGCATCCGGATGATGGTTTCGTCAACGATCTGTTGTTCTTGTCCCAATCGCAGATGTCCTCGCGCATGGCCTCCACATCGACATCAAGACAGCCAAG TTGTCCCGCCACACCCCGTGCTGGACTCTCGCGCAAGAACTCCTGCTCTACGTTCTCGGTGAACCTCGGTCTGGCCGGAATGCTCAACGAGCGGGGCATCAAGGCAGTGACGCCCAGTGCCTTGAATACGCCCGCCGGTCCCAACTTCTCGCCCACAGTGACGCCCTGCAACAGTCCGGAGGGTTCGCCACCGCGCTGCCAGTCCCCCGAGCCACTCTTCGGCCTGCTCTCGTCGGGAGCGGATCTGATACGCCGCAAGATTGTGGgggatcagcagcagcagcataggAGCAGCCtcagcaagcagcagcagcagaagatcaTGCTGTCGCATCTGGAGAGGCGCGCCCTTAGATCGCTGAATCTGATCGAGAAGGTGGAGAACATTGGACTGGAGAACATAATCAGCGCACAGCGTGGACTCGGAGCGGGTATTGCGAATCGCAGCAGGTCGCCGATGAGCAGCGGCAGCCTCCAGAGTCTCCACACCAGCAGCAATAGCATCGTGGATGATATACACTTCGATCGGGCGCAGATTAAGGGTGTCCTGCATCGTGGATTAAAGTCACCCACTCCTGCATCAtcatcagcggcagcagcgatAGCTGCAACGACGGCGAGCAGCAGCACAAGCGCCTACAACAGCGATGACAGCGATGATCAGGGTCTGATGATGAAGATTAGGCCCAAGGACACatcgacaacaacgaaagcGGCAGCGGCTGCGCAACAGACGGACGGAGCGAGTTGCTCGACGGGTGGAACAGCACCCTCCACCAGCACATCCAGCGAGACGCGAGTGAAGCAAATGCAGCGCCAGAAGTCGCGCCGGCAGCTGAAGAACGGCATGGCCAACCAGAGGCCCGATCTGGGCACCATTGGTGGCGGCGGTGGAGGCAGAGTGCGTCCCGATTTGGGCAGAGTGGCAGACAGCAGCGGCGCCAACAAGACGTCCGCGTCGAGGGCGGCGGCAAGACGGGAAGCGGCGGCGGCCAGGGCagaggaggaggcggcagcACCACAGACCATTACACAGGCGTTTGTCGGTTCAGTTAGTTCCTTGCTGTTTGGCCGCAAGGGCGGGTGGCTGTAG
- the LOC108161420 gene encoding trafficking kinesin-binding protein milt isoform X2, whose amino-acid sequence MTHVNNAEGNAEREMVEMADEQERNRAPAAAGSSTVHQQHRFLASSSSSSSASTRQEGVRREGSCGGANAVGDAATTAITCLEDFAFEACQNEATTNDWSQLRDDFCIMDDELEYEDELSVGSGSASAGGGLGDTLEQQNEQLLMEVLCGNRVSQMTRAYDDIEAVTRLLEEKEKDLELTVQIGKELLTQNNALEARVTDLETDLKSSNDDRSQLLHELHKKNELISVLTNDADDGTDTETPTMSKSITLDLLQRKVNSLLDENKSLKCEATQLAHQTDEVEEHERQLMADIGAQLHDANSQYDNLSLECERQREENRLQHEQIVSLTARLAEAEMRLHQLTQDNDEHLSLLHVTKENQNALALELVEFKQRYEEVLALLHSAQDQLKQQRKRSQPQARSSFLGGLATSGAGGGMLMPDSLKCELMNSSLYSENSLDSGISGDSQRTDRISRMMMQMPGGMGSSGVGGGSIYAGSGVVPPYKGVFDTVRCAGKSGNYMDSGNVSMTTLGAMSMSSSSGPRMASMAYPAGSYYRGGGNQSLGVKTLSNESLNSQSDDCYPAQPSGVPGAPGARELEAALKRLTPGEVLARRAMLSYAPIGTYNYDEPTTHGGAGASNSNLPLGVRTPDSIMSTGSSRMSASSNNMSASMTHQWRLPEKLQIIKPMEGSQTLHHWSRLATPTLSGLLDERPGVTIRGGRGLDDLGMQIYTLSDVEEDVSEELPGKQFEAAGSTFTYTTSVVMHPDDGFVNDLLFLSQSQMSSRMASTSTSRQPSCPATPRAGLSRKNSCSTFSVNLGLAGMLNERGIKAVTPSALNTPAGPNFSPTVTPCNSPEGSPPRCQSPEPLFGLLSSGADLIRRKIVGDQQQQHRSSLSKQQQQKIMLSHLERRALRSLNLIEKVENIGLENIISAQRGLGAGIANRSRSPMSSGSLQSLHTSSNSIVDDIHFDRAQIKGVLHRGLKSPTPASSSAAAAIAATTASSSTSAYNSDDSDDQGLMMKIRPKDTSTTTKAAAAAQQTDGASCSTGGTAPSTSTSSETRVKQMQRQKSRRQLKNGMANQRPDLGTIGGGGGGRVRPDLGRVADSSGANKTSASRAAARREAAAARAEEEAAAPQTITQAFVGSVSSLLFGRKGGWL is encoded by the exons ATGACGCACGTAAACAATGCCGAAGGAAACGCTGAAAGGGAGATGGTGGAGATGGCAGATGAGCAAGAGAGAAACAGGgcgcctgctgctgccggcagcagcactGTTCATCAACAGCATCGATTtttagccagcagcagcagcagcagcagcgccagcaCCAGACAAGAGGGTGTGAGGAGAGAGGGAAGCTGTGGCGGCGCCAATGCTGTTGGGGATGCTGCAACAACAGCGATAACCTGCTTGGAAGACTTTGCCTTTGAGGCATGCCAAAACGAGGCAACCACAAACGACTGGTCGCAATTACGCGACGACTTTTGCATCATGGACGATGAACTTGAGTACGAGGATGAGCTCTCTGTGGGGAGTGGTAGTGCATCGGCAGGAGGAGGACTGGGGGACACATTGGAGCAGCAAAACGAGCAATTGCTAATGGAAG TTCTATGCGGCAACCGTGTTAGCCAGATGACGCGGGCATACGATGACATTGAAGCCGTGACGCGTCTGCTGgaagagaaggagaaggatctcgagctgaCGGTGCAGATTGGCAAGGAGCTGCTCACACAGAATAATGCACTGGAGGCGCGTGTCACCGATCTGGAGACTGATCTCAAATCATCGAACGATGATCGGTCCCAACTGCTGCACGAGCTGCACAAGAAAAACGAACTGATTTCGGTGCTGACCAACGATGCAGATGATGGTACAGATACGG AAACCCCCACCATGTCCAAGTCCATTACGTTGGACCTCCTCCAGCGAAAGGTGAACAGTCTGCTTGACGAGAACAAATCGCTCAAGTGCGAGGCCACACAGCTGGCCCATCAGACCGACGAAGTGGAGGAGCACGAACGCCAGCTGATGGCCGACATCGGGGCGCAGCTGCACGACGCCAACTCGCAGTACGACAACCTCAGTCTCGAGTGCGAGAGGCAGCGCGAGGAGAATCGCCTGCAGCATGAGCAGATTGTGAGTCTGACGGCCCGTCTGGCCGAGGCCGAGATGCGGCTGCATCAGCTGACACAGGACAACGACGAGCATCTGTCGCTGCTGCACGTGACGAAGGAGAACCAGAATGCCCTCGCCCTGGAGCTGGTGGAGTTCAAGCAGCGCTACGAGGAGGTACTGGCCCTACTGCACTCGGCCCAGGATCAGCTGAAGCAGCAGCGCAAGCGATCCCAGCCGCAGGCGAGGAGCTCGTTCCTGGGTGGACTGGCAACGAGTGGAGCGGGCGGTGGCATGCTGATGCCGGATTCCCTGAAATGCGAGCTGATGAATTCGTCGCTGTATTCGGAGAACAGTCTGGACTCGGGCATCTCCGGGGATAGCCAGCGGACGGATCGCATAAGTCGCATGATGATGCAGATGCCTGGCGGCATGGGCTCGTCCGGTGTCGGTGGTGGCAGTATTTATGCCGGTTCGGGTGTGGTGCCGCCCTACAAGGGCGTCTTTGACACGGTCCGGTGTGCCGGCAAGAGCGGCAACTACATGGACAGCGGCAATGTGTCGATGACCACCCTGGGCGCCATGTCAATGAGCAGCTCCTCCGGTCCGCGCATGGCCTCCATGGCGTATCCAGCGGGCTCATACTATCGCGGCGGTGGCAATCAGTCGTTGGGCGTTAAAACTCTCAGCAACGAGAGCCTCAACTCCCAGTCCGATGACTGTTATCCAGCCCAGCCCTCTGGTGTGCCAGGAGCCCCCGGCGCCAGGGAACTGGAGGCGGCCCTCAAGCGTCTGACGCCCGGTGAGGTCCTGGCTAGACGCGCCATGCTCTCCTACGCTCCGATCGGCACCTACAACTACGATGAGCCCACGACGCATGGCGGGGCGGGTGCCTCGAATTCGAACCTACCGCTGGGCGTTCGCACTCCCGATAGCATCATGTCGACGGGATCGTCGCGAATGAGTGCCTCCTCCAACAACATGTCCGCCTCCATGACGCATCAGTGGCGTCTTCCAGAGAAACTGCAGATCATCAAACCGATGGAGGGCTCCCAAACGCTGCATCATTGGTCGCGCCTGGCCACGCCCACGCTCAGTGGCCTGCTGGACGAACGTCCGGGTGTCACCATTCGCGGTGGGCGAGGCCTGGACGATCTGGGCATGCAGATCTACACGCTGTCCGACGTCGAGGAGGATGTCAGCGAGGAGCTGCCGGGCAAGCAGTTTGAAGCGGCCGGCTCCACGTTCACGTACACCACGAGCGTGGTTATGCATCCGGATGATGGTTTCGTCAACGATCTGTTGTTCTTGTCCCAATCGCAGATGTCCTCGCGCATGGCCTCCACATCGACATCAAGACAGCCAAG TTGTCCCGCCACACCCCGTGCTGGACTCTCGCGCAAGAACTCCTGCTCTACGTTCTCGGTGAACCTCGGTCTGGCCGGAATGCTCAACGAGCGGGGCATCAAGGCAGTGACGCCCAGTGCCTTGAATACGCCCGCCGGTCCCAACTTCTCGCCCACAGTGACGCCCTGCAACAGTCCGGAGGGTTCGCCACCGCGCTGCCAGTCCCCCGAGCCACTCTTCGGCCTGCTCTCGTCGGGAGCGGATCTGATACGCCGCAAGATTGTGGgggatcagcagcagcagcataggAGCAGCCtcagcaagcagcagcagcagaagatcaTGCTGTCGCATCTGGAGAGGCGCGCCCTTAGATCGCTGAATCTGATCGAGAAGGTGGAGAACATTGGACTGGAGAACATAATCAGCGCACAGCGTGGACTCGGAGCGGGTATTGCGAATCGCAGCAGGTCGCCGATGAGCAGCGGCAGCCTCCAGAGTCTCCACACCAGCAGCAATAGCATCGTGGATGATATACACTTCGATCGGGCGCAGATTAAGGGTGTCCTGCATCGTGGATTAAAGTCACCCACTCCTGCATCAtcatcagcggcagcagcgatAGCTGCAACGACGGCGAGCAGCAGCACAAGCGCCTACAACAGCGATGACAGCGATGATCAGGGTCTGATGATGAAGATTAGGCCCAAGGACACatcgacaacaacgaaagcGGCAGCGGCTGCGCAACAGACGGACGGAGCGAGTTGCTCGACGGGTGGAACAGCACCCTCCACCAGCACATCCAGCGAGACGCGAGTGAAGCAAATGCAGCGCCAGAAGTCGCGCCGGCAGCTGAAGAACGGCATGGCCAACCAGAGGCCCGATCTGGGCACCATTGGTGGCGGCGGTGGAGGCAGAGTGCGTCCCGATTTGGGCAGAGTGGCAGACAGCAGCGGCGCCAACAAGACGTCCGCGTCGAGGGCGGCGGCAAGACGGGAAGCGGCGGCGGCCAGGGCagaggaggaggcggcagcACCACAGACCATTACACAGGCGTTTGTCGGTTCAGTTAGTTCCTTGCTGTTTGGCCGCAAGGGCGGGTGGCTGTAG
- the LOC108161420 gene encoding trafficking kinesin-binding protein milt isoform X3, translating to MLSARLGANGGQMPLSPSAQATLSKHLPKLQTKRLMQQATAAAAAPPKPQTCDASCLTELCSSENLPEVEIFSLLEEQIPKYKVRNDFLTNFSGYANEDWFVPAPALPIPAEGLGLTKDQTRECLNYFLLCGNRVSQMTRAYDDIEAVTRLLEEKEKDLELTVQIGKELLTQNNALEARVTDLETDLKSSNDDRSQLLHELHKKNELISVLTNDADDGTDTETPTMSKSITLDLLQRKVNSLLDENKSLKCEATQLAHQTDEVEEHERQLMADIGAQLHDANSQYDNLSLECERQREENRLQHEQIVSLTARLAEAEMRLHQLTQDNDEHLSLLHVTKENQNALALELVEFKQRYEEVLALLHSAQDQLKQQRKRSQPQARSSFLGGLATSGAGGGMLMPDSLKCELMNSSLYSENSLDSGISGDSQRTDRISRMMMQMPGGMGSSGVGGGSIYAGSGVVPPYKGVFDTVRCAGKSGNYMDSGNVSMTTLGAMSMSSSSGPRMASMAYPAGSYYRGGGNQSLGVKTLSNESLNSQSDDCYPAQPSGVPGAPGARELEAALKRLTPGEVLARRAMLSYAPIGTYNYDEPTTHGGAGASNSNLPLGVRTPDSIMSTGSSRMSASSNNMSASMTHQWRLPEKLQIIKPMEGSQTLHHWSRLATPTLSGLLDERPGVTIRGGRGLDDLGMQIYTLSDVEEDVSEELPGKQFEAAGSTFTYTTSVVMHPDDGFVNDLLFLSQSQMSSRMASTSTSRQPSCPATPRAGLSRKNSCSTFSVNLGLAGMLNERGIKAVTPSALNTPAGPNFSPTVTPCNSPEGSPPRCQSPEPLFGLLSSGADLIRRKIVGDQQQQHRSSLSKQQQQKIMLSHLERRALRSLNLIEKVENIGLENIISAQRGLGAGIANRSRSPMSSGSLQSLHTSSNSIVDDIHFDRAQIKGVLHRGLKSPTPASSSAAAAIAATTASSSTSAYNSDDSDDQGLMMKIRPKDTSTTTKAAAAAQQTDGASCSTGGTAPSTSTSSETRVKQMQRQKSRRQLKNGMANQRPDLGTIGGGGGGRVRPDLGRVADSSGANKTSASRAAARREAAAARAEEEAAAPQTITQAFVGSVSSLLFGRKGGWL from the exons ATGCTATCTGCAAGATTGGGGGCCAATGGCGGCCAAATGCCGCTCAGTCCCTCCGCCCAGGCGACGCTCAGCAAGCACCTGCCCAAGCTCCAGACGAAGCGTCTCATGCAACAggcgacggcagcagcagccgccccACCAAAACCACAGACCTGCGATGCCAGTTGCCTAACCG AGCTGTGCAGCAGCGAGAATCTGCCGGAGGTGGAGATATTTTCATTGCTGGAGGAGCAGATACCCAAATACAAAGTTCGCAATGATTTCCTAACAAATTTCTCGGGCTATGCGAATGAGGATTGGTTCGTGCCCGCCCCAGCGCTGCCGATACCAGCGGAGGGTCTGGGTTTGACCAAGGATCAGACTAGAGAGTGCCTCAACTATTTCC TTCTATGCGGCAACCGTGTTAGCCAGATGACGCGGGCATACGATGACATTGAAGCCGTGACGCGTCTGCTGgaagagaaggagaaggatctcgagctgaCGGTGCAGATTGGCAAGGAGCTGCTCACACAGAATAATGCACTGGAGGCGCGTGTCACCGATCTGGAGACTGATCTCAAATCATCGAACGATGATCGGTCCCAACTGCTGCACGAGCTGCACAAGAAAAACGAACTGATTTCGGTGCTGACCAACGATGCAGATGATGGTACAGATACGG AAACCCCCACCATGTCCAAGTCCATTACGTTGGACCTCCTCCAGCGAAAGGTGAACAGTCTGCTTGACGAGAACAAATCGCTCAAGTGCGAGGCCACACAGCTGGCCCATCAGACCGACGAAGTGGAGGAGCACGAACGCCAGCTGATGGCCGACATCGGGGCGCAGCTGCACGACGCCAACTCGCAGTACGACAACCTCAGTCTCGAGTGCGAGAGGCAGCGCGAGGAGAATCGCCTGCAGCATGAGCAGATTGTGAGTCTGACGGCCCGTCTGGCCGAGGCCGAGATGCGGCTGCATCAGCTGACACAGGACAACGACGAGCATCTGTCGCTGCTGCACGTGACGAAGGAGAACCAGAATGCCCTCGCCCTGGAGCTGGTGGAGTTCAAGCAGCGCTACGAGGAGGTACTGGCCCTACTGCACTCGGCCCAGGATCAGCTGAAGCAGCAGCGCAAGCGATCCCAGCCGCAGGCGAGGAGCTCGTTCCTGGGTGGACTGGCAACGAGTGGAGCGGGCGGTGGCATGCTGATGCCGGATTCCCTGAAATGCGAGCTGATGAATTCGTCGCTGTATTCGGAGAACAGTCTGGACTCGGGCATCTCCGGGGATAGCCAGCGGACGGATCGCATAAGTCGCATGATGATGCAGATGCCTGGCGGCATGGGCTCGTCCGGTGTCGGTGGTGGCAGTATTTATGCCGGTTCGGGTGTGGTGCCGCCCTACAAGGGCGTCTTTGACACGGTCCGGTGTGCCGGCAAGAGCGGCAACTACATGGACAGCGGCAATGTGTCGATGACCACCCTGGGCGCCATGTCAATGAGCAGCTCCTCCGGTCCGCGCATGGCCTCCATGGCGTATCCAGCGGGCTCATACTATCGCGGCGGTGGCAATCAGTCGTTGGGCGTTAAAACTCTCAGCAACGAGAGCCTCAACTCCCAGTCCGATGACTGTTATCCAGCCCAGCCCTCTGGTGTGCCAGGAGCCCCCGGCGCCAGGGAACTGGAGGCGGCCCTCAAGCGTCTGACGCCCGGTGAGGTCCTGGCTAGACGCGCCATGCTCTCCTACGCTCCGATCGGCACCTACAACTACGATGAGCCCACGACGCATGGCGGGGCGGGTGCCTCGAATTCGAACCTACCGCTGGGCGTTCGCACTCCCGATAGCATCATGTCGACGGGATCGTCGCGAATGAGTGCCTCCTCCAACAACATGTCCGCCTCCATGACGCATCAGTGGCGTCTTCCAGAGAAACTGCAGATCATCAAACCGATGGAGGGCTCCCAAACGCTGCATCATTGGTCGCGCCTGGCCACGCCCACGCTCAGTGGCCTGCTGGACGAACGTCCGGGTGTCACCATTCGCGGTGGGCGAGGCCTGGACGATCTGGGCATGCAGATCTACACGCTGTCCGACGTCGAGGAGGATGTCAGCGAGGAGCTGCCGGGCAAGCAGTTTGAAGCGGCCGGCTCCACGTTCACGTACACCACGAGCGTGGTTATGCATCCGGATGATGGTTTCGTCAACGATCTGTTGTTCTTGTCCCAATCGCAGATGTCCTCGCGCATGGCCTCCACATCGACATCAAGACAGCCAAG TTGTCCCGCCACACCCCGTGCTGGACTCTCGCGCAAGAACTCCTGCTCTACGTTCTCGGTGAACCTCGGTCTGGCCGGAATGCTCAACGAGCGGGGCATCAAGGCAGTGACGCCCAGTGCCTTGAATACGCCCGCCGGTCCCAACTTCTCGCCCACAGTGACGCCCTGCAACAGTCCGGAGGGTTCGCCACCGCGCTGCCAGTCCCCCGAGCCACTCTTCGGCCTGCTCTCGTCGGGAGCGGATCTGATACGCCGCAAGATTGTGGgggatcagcagcagcagcataggAGCAGCCtcagcaagcagcagcagcagaagatcaTGCTGTCGCATCTGGAGAGGCGCGCCCTTAGATCGCTGAATCTGATCGAGAAGGTGGAGAACATTGGACTGGAGAACATAATCAGCGCACAGCGTGGACTCGGAGCGGGTATTGCGAATCGCAGCAGGTCGCCGATGAGCAGCGGCAGCCTCCAGAGTCTCCACACCAGCAGCAATAGCATCGTGGATGATATACACTTCGATCGGGCGCAGATTAAGGGTGTCCTGCATCGTGGATTAAAGTCACCCACTCCTGCATCAtcatcagcggcagcagcgatAGCTGCAACGACGGCGAGCAGCAGCACAAGCGCCTACAACAGCGATGACAGCGATGATCAGGGTCTGATGATGAAGATTAGGCCCAAGGACACatcgacaacaacgaaagcGGCAGCGGCTGCGCAACAGACGGACGGAGCGAGTTGCTCGACGGGTGGAACAGCACCCTCCACCAGCACATCCAGCGAGACGCGAGTGAAGCAAATGCAGCGCCAGAAGTCGCGCCGGCAGCTGAAGAACGGCATGGCCAACCAGAGGCCCGATCTGGGCACCATTGGTGGCGGCGGTGGAGGCAGAGTGCGTCCCGATTTGGGCAGAGTGGCAGACAGCAGCGGCGCCAACAAGACGTCCGCGTCGAGGGCGGCGGCAAGACGGGAAGCGGCGGCGGCCAGGGCagaggaggaggcggcagcACCACAGACCATTACACAGGCGTTTGTCGGTTCAGTTAGTTCCTTGCTGTTTGGCCGCAAGGGCGGGTGGCTGTAG